A stretch of DNA from Enterococcus gilvus ATCC BAA-350:
AGCGCATGACAGGAACAAGATCCGCATTTCCTTGAGACAGGTAGGGCGCACCTAAAAACATGATAGCGGCACAGATAATGCCGCCGATAGTCATTAACCGCATGGTATAAAATAACAGTTTCTTACTAAGTCCATATTCATTCATGGAGTTGTATCGAGCCGTCTGTTTCGCCACGGCAGCAGGGATTCCCGCAGTGGAGATCATGAGAAACAGGGCGTACACATTGTATCCTTTGGTGTACAAATAGTTGGCCTCTAGTCCGTGAGGCTGCATCCACGCGATCCAGGGAATCACATAAACCGCCCCTAATAATCGAGAGAAGATGTTTCCGACCGTCAGCCAAGCAGTGCTTTGGACCATTTTTTCCTGTGCACTTGCCTGTTTTTTCGGTTTAGAAGGACCGTTTCCGATTGCATCTGCTTCGTCAGTCGGTTCCAGTGTTTTCTTTACTTCTTTTTTCGGCGGAATTGCCGTATCTGCATGGTAACGAGCCATTCGTGAAGGATGTTCAACAGACCCGTTTCCGTAAGTATTTTTTTCAGTCATATAAACCAGCTTTCTACAACAGTGTCCTCCATATTTTACCTGTTCTGCCGCCCACTTACAATCCTACCTAAAAATATTTAAGATTTAGGGATCAACGTGCTGACATGCTCCGCGAAACTTTCAAAATTTCGCGTTTGGATATAGACAGACCCGCGCCCATGGAACTCATTGACGACGCCTTCTCCTGTTGTAAAGCCAAACGTGCCAGAAGCGACCTTAATGTTGTAATCCAACGAGCTGCTCCACGCGATGACATGCTGGTTGTCGATAATGACCGGCTGCTCGCCATCTAGATCAATCTTTTCGATGTCGCCAAAGGCAGAAACAAGAATCTGGCCGCTGCCAGTGGTTTCCATAACATACAAGCCGCCGGTTCCTCCCAATAGGGCACCAGATAGTTTTTGACGCTTCATCTGATAATTCACCTGTTCTTCGCTCGCCAGAAAGGCCCCCGTGTTCAAGCGCCAGTGTTCAGCACCGACATCTAAAGCAAAAATTTTTCCTGGAACGGCTGGAGCAATAGCAATCATCGCGTCATTGGAATTCGCCGTAACTTTACTGATGAAAAAGCCTTCGCCGCTAGTCACGGATCGCCCTAGAGCGCTTAACGCACCGCCGAGACCTTTTTTTCCATTGGTATTCATTTTTCCTTCTAATTCGATTTGACCGAGTTGGTAGACCATCGCTCCTGGTTCAATCCGTAATTTCTCTCCCTTTTGCAAGCGGACCTTTGCGATTGGAGCAAAGGTGCTGGCTGATACTTCATAATTCATCGATAAAACTCCTTTCGAGACATTTGCTAAATTATATCATTTCCCATATCATTCCTGTGAAATTTTGTTAAAATTGTAAAAAGGGAAGGGGTTGGTAGGAAAGTATGGATATTTTATCTTTTGAAAACGTTCAGTTTGTCCGTCAGCAGAACGTATTGTTACAGGACATTGATTGGCGAATCAAAGCAGGTGAAGATTGGGCAGTTTTAGGA
This window harbors:
- a CDS encoding TIGR00266 family protein, with the protein product MNYEVSASTFAPIAKVRLQKGEKLRIEPGAMVYQLGQIELEGKMNTNGKKGLGGALSALGRSVTSGEGFFISKVTANSNDAMIAIAPAVPGKIFALDVGAEHWRLNTGAFLASEEQVNYQMKRQKLSGALLGGTGGLYVMETTGSGQILVSAFGDIEKIDLDGEQPVIIDNQHVIAWSSSLDYNIKVASGTFGFTTGEGVVNEFHGRGSVYIQTRNFESFAEHVSTLIPKS